The proteins below come from a single Benincasa hispida cultivar B227 chromosome 4, ASM972705v1, whole genome shotgun sequence genomic window:
- the LOC120076828 gene encoding 12-oxophytodienoate reductase 1-like, with product MADHNNNLLTPYKMGNFNLSHRIVLAPLTRQRSYNNVPQQHAILYYSQRTTKGGFLIAEATGVSDTAQGYPDTPGIWTKEQVEAWKPIVDAVHRKGGIFFCQIWHVGRVSNSGFQPNGQAPISSSDKPLFPQVRSNGIDVAQFTPPRRLRTDEIPQIVNDFRLAARNAIEAGFDGVEIHGAHGYIIDQFLKDQVNDRTDQYGGSLENRCRFALEVVEAVVNEIGGDRVGIRLSPFADFMEAGDSNPKALGVYMAESLNKYGILYCHMVEPRMRNVLEKVECPHSLLPMRKAFKGTFIAAGGYDKDDGNKTIVENRADLIAYGRWFLANPDLPKRFEIDAPLNQYNRDTFYVSDPVVGYTDYPFLEE from the exons ATGGCTGATCACAACAACAATCTCCTCACTCCTTACAAGATGGGGAACTTCAATCTTTCTCACAG AATCGTACTGGCTCCATTGACAAGGCAGAGATCTTACAACAATGTTCCTCAGCAACATGCCATCTTGTATTACTCCCAGAGGACCACCAAAGGAGGTTTCTTAATTGCTGAGGCCACCGGAGTTTCTGACACTGCTCAAGG GTATCCGGATACACCTGGGATATGGACAAAAGAGCAAGTTGAAGCTTGGAAACCAATTGTGGATGCTGTTCATCGCAAAGGTGGAATATTCTTTTGTCAGATATGGCACGTTGGGAGGGTTTCAAATTCAG GTTTTCAACCAAATGGACAAGCCCCAATCTCATCATCAGACAAGCCATTGTTCCCGCAAGTTCGATCTAACGGAATTGATGTTGCACAGTTTACCCCACCAAGACGTCTAAGGACAGATGAAATCCCTCAAATTGTCAACGATTTTAGGCTTGCGGCCAGGAATGCCATTGAAGCTG GTTTTGATGGAGTTGAAATCCATGGAGCTCATGGTTACATTATTGACCAGTTCTTGAAAGATCAAGTGAATGACCGAACAGACCAATATGGAGGATCCCTTGAAAACCGTTGTAGATTTGCTTTAGAAGTAGTTGAAGCTGTTGTAAATGAGATAGGTGGAGACAGAGTCGGGATAAGACTATCGCCGTTTGCGGATTTCATGGAGGCAGGCGATTCGAATCCAAAAGCTTTGGGGGTCTACATGGCAGAGAGTTTGAACAAATATGGAATTTTGTACTGCCACATGGTGGAGCCACGGATGAGAAATGTTTTGGAGAAAGTAGAGTGTCCTCACAGCCTGTTACCAATGAGAAAGGCATTCAAGGGTACATTCATAGCTGCTGGGGGGTATGATAAGGATGATGGAAACAAAACCATTGTTGAGAATCGAGCTGATCTTATTGCTTATGGACGTTGGTTTTTGGCAAATCCAGACTTGCCAAAGAGATTCGAGATAGATGCTCCTCTCAACCAGTACAATAGAGATACCTTTTACGTATCAGATCCAGTGGTTGGTTACACAGACTATCCTTTCTTGGAAGAGTAG